The following are encoded in a window of Fusarium oxysporum f. sp. lycopersici 4287 chromosome 5, whole genome shotgun sequence genomic DNA:
- a CDS encoding 40S ribosomal protein S13 — protein MGRLHSKGKGISASALPYSRSAPAWLKTTPEQVVEQIAKLARKGATPSQIGVVLRDSHGIAQVKLVTGNRILRILKSSGLAPELPEDLYMLIKKAVAVRKHLERNRKDKDSKFRLILIESRIHRLARYYKTVGVLPPTWKYESATASTIVA, from the exons ATGGGCCGACTTCACAGCAAGGGAAAGGGCATTTCTGCCTCCGCTCTCCCCTACTCTCGCTCCGCTCCTGCGTGGTTGAAGACCACCCCCGAGCAGGTTGTTGAGCAGATCGCCAAGCTCGCCCGTAAGGGTGCCACTCCCTCTCAGATTGGTGTTGTCCTTCGCGACAGCCATGGTATTGCCCAGGTCAAGCTTGTCACTG GTAACCGAATTCTCCGAATTCTCAAGTCCAGCG GCCTCGCTCCCGAGCTCCCCGAGGATCTGTACATGCTTATCAAGAAG GCTGTCGCCGTCCGAAAGCACCTTGAGCGTAACCGCAAGGACAAGGACTCCAAGTTCCGCCTCATTCTTATTGAGTCCCGAATTCACCGCCTGGCTCGTTACTACAAGACCGTCGGTGTTCTCCCTCCCACCTGGAAGTACGAGTCCGCTACTGCCAGCACCATCGTCGCTTAA
- a CDS encoding N-glycosylase/DNA lyase produces the protein MSVVGKTDWHKLPVTLGELCINTTLRCGQSFRWQKINHEWTCTLHGRLLHLKQDSTHLHYRVTFPAPKPLTPAPNNTEALLRHYFNLDTSLEPLYKQWSDADANFKKRAPQFKGVRILSQDAWETLICFICSSNNNITRISQMVYKLCQNYGPLIAYMGDEPFHDFPSPQDLTGDDVESHLRELGFGYRAKYIAETARMVANEKPETWLESLRNPDQPGFNTTPVPKEKHASYKEALAQLLTLKGVGPKVADCVCLMGLGWGEAVPVDTHVWQIAQRDYKFGKSKAKTLNKATYEAVGDHFRSLWGPFAGWAHSVLFTADLREFAAQAAKEEDEPTVIKLTAYGSTEHTRSKTRKTITITDSDTVVKEETPVIEPTDEQGLEEVKQMRRSKRVRTS, from the exons ATGTCTGTCGTGGGGAAGACGGATTGGCATAAATTGCCTGTTACTCTCGGGGAGCTTTGTATCAACACCACCTTAAGATGTGGGCAGTCTTTTAGATGGCAAAAGATTAACCATGAATG GACCTGCACTTTGCATGGTCGACTTCTTCACTTGAAGCAGGACTCAACTCATCTGCACTATCGGGTCACCTTTCCAGCACCCAAACCTTTGACGCCAGCACCCAACAACACAGAGGCTCTCCTAAGGCACTATTTCAACCTGGATACTAGTCTCGAACCGCTTTACAAACAATGGTCAGATGCTGATGCCAACTTCAAAAAGAGGGCTCCCCAGTTTAAAGGGGTTCGAATTCTCAGTCAAGATGCCTGGGAGACATTGATATGTTTTATCTGtagcagcaacaacaatatTACGCGGATATCACAAATG GTGTACAAGCTGTGTCAGAATTACGGTCCCCTCATTGCATATATGGGAGACGAGCCATTCCATGACTTCCCATCGCCTCAAGACCTTACAGGAGATGATGTTGAATCGCATCTTCGAGAATTAGGCTTCGGATACCGGGCAAAGTACATTGCTGAAACAGCACGGATGGTTGCCAACGAGAAGCCTGAAACCTGGTTGGAAAGCCTTCGAAATCCTGACCAACCAGGCTTCAACACAACGCCTGTACCGAAGGAGAAGCATGCAAGTTACAAGGAGGCACTTGCGCAACTACTCACTTTGAAAGGGGTTGGTCCCAAAGTTGCCGACTGCGTATGCCTCATGGGCCTCGGCTGGGGAGAGGCAGTTCCTGTTGACACTCATGTTTGGCAAATCGCTCAGCGAGACTACAAGTTTGGAAAATCAAAGGCCAAGACATTAAACAAGGCCACTTACGAGGCTGTGGGGGACCACTTCCGAAGCCTCTGGGGGCCGTTTGCCGGCTGGGCTCACTCGGTTCTCTTTACCGCCGATTTGAGGGAGTTTGCAGCTCAGGCTGcaaaagaagaggacgagCCTACTGTGATCAAACTGACGGCGTATGGTTCCACAGAACATACGAGATCAAAAACGAGGAAGACTATCACGATTACTGATAGTGACACAGTGGTAAAGGAAGAAACACCGGTCATTGAACCCACAGATGAGCAAGGGTTGGAGGAGGTCAAACAGATGAGAAGGTCAAAACGGGTGCGCACTTCATAA